The following coding sequences lie in one Lolium perenne isolate Kyuss_39 chromosome 2, Kyuss_2.0, whole genome shotgun sequence genomic window:
- the LOC127331217 gene encoding uncharacterized protein isoform X2 produces the protein MDWKSELASSIEAAVEAALQRSRYASDETASRRTSMFGEAGRRRIEREEERVRRDPVWAEKMARRHAAFPLPSTAAPAPSPSTTSVAIVHERSSFDPEPVTATSTSTSHASSISAGVVCDGDSDLAPPITCSTQCPGGDVTVPMFLAPAATYALSKATILVVPEHSYVDPEPAAADSTTTLTSPIAASILTVCVWCTVATSTPRRPPVRQQ, from the coding sequence ATGGATTGGAAATCCGAGCTCGCCTCCTCAATCGAGGCGGCCGTCGAGGCAGCCCTGCAGAGATCGAGGTATGCCTCCGACGAGACGGCAAGCCGCCGCACCAGCATGTTCGGTGAGGCGGGAAGGCGTCGCATCGAGCGGGAAGAGGAAAGGGTGAGGCGCGACCCTGTGTGGGCGGAGAAGATGGCAAGGCGCCATGCTGCTTTCCCGCTGCCATCGACCGCAGCACCAGCACCAAGTCCATCCACGACCAGCGTCGCGATCGTCCACGAGCGCAGCTCCTTCGACCCTGAGCCTGTGACCGCGACCTCCACGTCTACTTCGCACGCCTCCTCCATCTCTGCAGGTGTGGTGTGTGATGGCGATTCCGACCTCGCGCCGCCCATCACCTGTTCGACGCAATGCCCAGGCGGCGACGTCACTGTGCCGATGTTCCTCGCCCCCGCTGCAACATATGCTTTGTCCAAGGCCACCATCCTTGTCGTCCCCGAGCACAGCTACGTCGACCCCGAGCCAGCAGCCGCCGACTCTACGACAACCTTGACTTCACCCATAGCCGCCTCCatcctcactgtgtgtgtgtggtgcACGGTGGCGACCTCGACCCCGCGGCGCCCACCAGTGAGGCAGCAGTGA